One Acaryochloris thomasi RCC1774 DNA window includes the following coding sequences:
- a CDS encoding DUF4278 domain-containing protein: MQLTYRGISYHAPDPVEVSSQGTVQGLYHGISTQITLPQVTEGLDELLGQMIYRGIQLAAH; this comes from the coding sequence ATGCAACTCACCTATCGCGGCATTTCTTACCATGCTCCTGACCCTGTAGAAGTCTCTTCTCAAGGGACAGTTCAAGGGCTGTATCACGGCATCTCTACACAAATCACGTTGCCACAGGTGACTGAAGGTCTTGATGAATTACTCGGCCAAATGATCTATCGAGGCATTCAACTAGCTGCTCACTAA
- the psbA gene encoding photosystem II q(b) protein, with protein sequence MTTVLQRRESGSAWERFCSWITSTDNRLYIGWFGVLMIPTLLAATTCFVIAFIGAPPVDIDGIREPVAGSLMYGNNIITGAVVPSSNAIGLHFYPIWEAASLDEWLYNGGPYQLICFHFLIAICCWMGRQWEYSYRLGMRPWICVAYSAPVSAAFAVFFIYPLGQGSFSDGMPLGISGTFNFMFVFQAEHNILMHPFHMLGVAGVFGGSLFSAMHGSLVTSTLIRETTEVESANYGYKFGQEEETYNIVAAHGYFGRLIFQYASFNNSRALHFFLGAWPVIGIWFTAMGISTMAFNLNGFNFNHSIVDSSGNVINTWADVLNRANLGFEVMHERNAHNFPLDLASMESTTVALTAPVING encoded by the coding sequence ATGACAACTGTTCTACAACGTCGCGAAAGCGGCAGCGCCTGGGAGCGCTTTTGTAGCTGGATCACAAGCACCGATAACCGTTTATACATCGGTTGGTTCGGCGTATTGATGATTCCTACGCTCCTCGCTGCGACTACTTGTTTCGTCATCGCCTTTATTGGCGCCCCTCCCGTCGACATCGACGGCATCCGTGAGCCAGTCGCTGGTTCACTCATGTACGGCAACAACATCATCACCGGTGCAGTTGTTCCTTCCTCTAACGCTATTGGCCTCCACTTCTACCCTATCTGGGAAGCAGCTTCACTCGATGAGTGGCTGTACAACGGTGGTCCTTACCAGCTCATCTGCTTTCACTTCTTGATTGCAATCTGCTGCTGGATGGGTCGTCAGTGGGAATACTCTTACCGCCTCGGCATGCGTCCTTGGATCTGTGTTGCATATTCTGCTCCAGTATCCGCTGCCTTTGCAGTATTCTTCATCTACCCATTGGGTCAGGGTTCCTTCTCTGATGGTATGCCTCTCGGTATTTCTGGAACCTTCAACTTCATGTTTGTCTTCCAGGCAGAGCACAACATTCTGATGCACCCTTTCCACATGTTGGGAGTTGCTGGTGTCTTCGGTGGTTCACTGTTCTCCGCGATGCACGGTTCACTCGTTACTTCTACTCTCATCCGTGAGACAACTGAAGTTGAGTCAGCTAACTACGGTTACAAATTCGGTCAAGAAGAAGAGACTTACAACATCGTTGCAGCCCACGGCTACTTCGGTCGGTTGATCTTCCAATACGCTTCCTTCAACAACAGCCGCGCACTGCACTTCTTCTTGGGTGCATGGCCGGTGATTGGAATCTGGTTTACTGCAATGGGCATCAGCACCATGGCTTTCAACCTCAACGGTTTCAACTTCAACCACTCCATCGTTGATTCAAGCGGCAACGTGATCAACACTTGGGCCGATGTTCTGAACAGAGCTAACCTTGGTTTTGAAGTCATGCACGAGCGCAACGCTCACAACTTCCCTCTGGACCTAGCGTCGATGGAATCCACTACTGTTGCTCTGACTGCTCCAGTCATCAATGGCTAA
- a CDS encoding ABC transporter ATP-binding protein: MHLEITDLYKSFPTQQGSLSVLEAINLHVETGEFVCVVGASGSGKSTLLRMVAGLDLPTTGLITVDDKTVVGPGPDRGMVFQRYTLYPWMTVAKNVEFGLKLQGFSQKERRDRVAYYLDVVGLTAFAKALPRELSGGMKQRVAIARALACQPKILLMDEPFGALDVQTKETMQQFLLNLWRQTGTSILMITHDVGEAVFLSQRVYVLTARPGMVQREIAVDLPSERTYLVKRESKFQQYQDEIMDLLRTTEAAPLA; this comes from the coding sequence ATGCATTTAGAAATTACGGATCTCTATAAGTCATTCCCCACCCAGCAAGGTTCGCTTTCGGTTCTCGAAGCAATCAATCTCCATGTTGAAACCGGCGAGTTTGTCTGCGTGGTGGGTGCCTCTGGTTCAGGTAAGTCAACGCTATTGCGCATGGTCGCTGGGCTAGATCTGCCAACCACTGGCTTGATTACCGTCGATGATAAAACAGTGGTAGGTCCTGGACCCGATCGCGGGATGGTGTTTCAACGCTACACGCTTTATCCCTGGATGACGGTGGCAAAAAATGTAGAGTTTGGTCTGAAGCTTCAGGGCTTTTCTCAGAAAGAGCGGCGAGATCGAGTAGCCTATTACTTAGATGTTGTAGGTTTGACGGCGTTTGCAAAGGCGCTACCTAGAGAATTGTCGGGGGGGATGAAGCAGCGAGTTGCTATAGCCCGTGCCCTAGCCTGCCAGCCCAAAATCTTGTTAATGGACGAGCCGTTTGGGGCTTTGGACGTCCAAACAAAAGAGACCATGCAGCAGTTCTTGCTTAATCTGTGGCGACAGACCGGCACCTCAATTTTGATGATCACCCATGACGTGGGCGAAGCCGTCTTTCTCTCCCAGCGGGTTTATGTACTTACCGCTCGTCCCGGTATGGTCCAGCGCGAAATTGCCGTGGATTTGCCAAGCGAACGCACTTACCTTGTCAAACGAGAATCCAAATTTCAACAATATCAAGATGAAATCATGGATTTACTCCGCACGACTGAAGCAGCGCCGCTCGCTTAG